In Stieleria varia, one genomic interval encodes:
- a CDS encoding alpha/beta hydrolase has product MRFLFLAVITASLTGVLVAAEPPVSAKPEATDKAKLDKKKPPAPFAWVNPLPSKHQHPALKHSTFQSPSLGVDVGYAILLPPSYQSTQASKRYPVVYYLHGGRPGSEAKSVALAPMIYSEMESGNVGELIYVFVNGGPVSHYNMPDEPTKQGADVFIKELIPHIDATYRTIADRDHRGIEGFSQGGRGTMRLSLRHPDLFSSAAAGGGGYETERKISESGGQESETLVFAKGDNTWDLAKAYARRKSPAVKWLIYVGTQGFNYENNLAYMEFLKSLGIPFQKIIVPDVPHSGLQIYQQQCTEIMQFHAKNLGATKLDA; this is encoded by the coding sequence ATTCGTTTCCTCTTTCTCGCCGTGATCACTGCTTCGCTGACCGGAGTTCTCGTCGCTGCGGAACCGCCGGTGTCCGCGAAACCTGAGGCGACTGACAAAGCGAAGCTCGACAAGAAGAAACCACCGGCCCCGTTTGCCTGGGTGAACCCACTCCCGTCGAAACATCAGCATCCGGCGTTGAAACACAGCACGTTCCAGAGCCCGTCTCTCGGCGTTGATGTCGGCTACGCGATTTTGCTGCCACCAAGTTACCAAAGCACGCAGGCGTCGAAACGATATCCTGTCGTGTATTACTTGCACGGAGGACGACCTGGGAGCGAAGCGAAGTCGGTTGCACTGGCGCCGATGATTTATTCGGAGATGGAATCAGGAAATGTCGGCGAGCTGATTTACGTCTTTGTCAATGGTGGCCCCGTCAGTCACTACAACATGCCGGATGAACCGACGAAGCAAGGTGCTGATGTTTTCATCAAGGAATTGATCCCTCACATCGATGCGACCTACCGAACGATTGCAGACCGGGACCACAGGGGCATCGAAGGATTCTCGCAGGGAGGACGCGGCACGATGCGTCTTTCGCTGAGACACCCGGACTTGTTCAGCAGCGCAGCGGCGGGGGGCGGCGGTTACGAGACGGAACGCAAGATCAGCGAGTCGGGCGGGCAAGAATCCGAGACGCTTGTTTTTGCCAAAGGTGACAACACGTGGGACTTAGCAAAGGCCTATGCCCGGCGCAAATCGCCAGCGGTCAAGTGGTTGATCTACGTGGGAACCCAAGGATTCAACTACGAGAACAACTTGGCCTACATGGAGTTTTTGAAATCGCTGGGGATTCCGTTCCAAAAGATCATCGTCCCTGATGTCCCACACTCTGGTCTGCAGATCTACCAACAGCAGTGCACGGAGATCATGCAATTTCACGCCAAGAATTTGGGCGCGACCAAATTGGACGCATGA
- a CDS encoding divalent metal cation transporter, with translation MADENTQTTEDALLETAQSKGFFGKAAIYTRLSGPGWLQGAITLGGGSLAGALYLGVLCGYELMWLQPVAMILGVIMLSAISYVALSTGERPFQTLKNHISPVLAWGWLIATMMANIVWCLPQFALGTAAVEQNLIPSMEQMAYGKHIIAGSLLVIASIVIWFYNSGSKGIKLFELILKAMVGVVVLSFFGVVFAMTWEGALDWGKIFAGLIPNPRYLFEPVPAMTESIAATGEQAGWWTSTVANLQKDRIITAFATAVGINMTFLLPYSMLRKGWGTKHRGLAIYDLSIGLIVPFVLATSCVVIAAASQFHGKSSDVLVLVEAGKTDKTVKDYYDHVDRRLSHEKGDSFKALLKTVKDGPADAPEVVEAMNEINAARAALPQADKEVAALITGRDNFALAETLEPLVGSTVAQTLFGIGVLGMGLSTIIILMLINGFAFCELIDKPADGMWHRIGCFIPAVGVLGPFFWSKAAPALATPTSVIGGAMLPIAYLSFLLLMNSKRAIGNAAPTGTSRVVWNALMIPATFVALFGSAWGLMGKTMGESFPIGNIALGVLAVMLVLGVLGFLKKQKEHASAENG, from the coding sequence ATGGCCGACGAGAACACGCAAACGACCGAAGACGCGCTTTTGGAAACCGCACAGTCGAAAGGTTTTTTCGGCAAAGCGGCGATATACACGCGACTTTCCGGGCCTGGATGGCTGCAAGGGGCAATCACGTTGGGGGGCGGTTCGCTCGCGGGTGCTTTGTACCTGGGCGTACTCTGCGGTTACGAACTGATGTGGTTGCAACCCGTTGCGATGATCTTGGGCGTGATCATGCTCAGCGCCATCAGCTACGTCGCCCTGTCGACGGGCGAGCGTCCTTTTCAAACGCTGAAAAACCACATCAGCCCTGTTTTGGCCTGGGGATGGCTGATCGCGACCATGATGGCCAACATCGTCTGGTGTTTGCCTCAGTTCGCATTGGGCACCGCCGCAGTGGAGCAAAACCTGATTCCGTCGATGGAGCAGATGGCGTACGGCAAACACATCATCGCTGGATCTTTGCTGGTCATCGCTTCGATCGTCATCTGGTTTTACAACTCGGGCAGCAAAGGGATCAAGTTGTTTGAGTTGATCCTCAAAGCAATGGTCGGGGTCGTCGTGCTTTCGTTCTTTGGCGTCGTCTTTGCCATGACTTGGGAAGGCGCATTGGACTGGGGCAAAATCTTTGCCGGGCTGATTCCCAACCCTCGCTATTTGTTCGAGCCCGTGCCTGCGATGACCGAGTCCATCGCCGCAACGGGTGAACAAGCGGGCTGGTGGACATCGACCGTCGCCAATTTGCAAAAGGACCGGATCATCACGGCATTTGCCACGGCTGTCGGCATCAACATGACGTTCCTGCTGCCCTACTCGATGTTACGCAAGGGCTGGGGAACCAAGCACCGTGGTTTGGCAATCTATGACTTGTCCATCGGACTCATCGTGCCATTCGTCTTGGCCACCAGTTGCGTCGTGATCGCAGCGGCAAGCCAATTCCATGGTAAGTCGAGCGACGTCTTGGTATTGGTGGAAGCGGGCAAGACCGACAAGACCGTCAAGGACTACTACGATCACGTCGATAGACGGCTGTCACACGAGAAAGGAGACTCGTTCAAAGCGTTGTTGAAAACGGTCAAGGATGGACCGGCCGATGCCCCTGAAGTCGTCGAGGCGATGAACGAAATCAACGCCGCCCGCGCCGCGTTGCCTCAAGCCGACAAGGAAGTCGCCGCGTTGATCACCGGTCGTGATAACTTTGCCTTGGCAGAAACGCTCGAACCGCTCGTGGGCTCCACGGTCGCACAAACACTTTTCGGAATCGGCGTGCTCGGAATGGGGCTTTCGACCATCATTATCCTGATGCTGATCAACGGATTTGCATTCTGTGAGTTGATCGACAAACCCGCCGACGGAATGTGGCACCGTATCGGATGCTTCATTCCAGCGGTCGGTGTGTTGGGCCCATTCTTTTGGAGCAAAGCTGCACCGGCGTTGGCCACCCCGACATCCGTGATCGGGGGAGCCATGTTGCCGATCGCCTATCTGTCCTTCTTGTTGCTGATGAACTCAAAACGTGCCATCGGAAACGCTGCTCCGACGGGTACCTCACGAGTGGTGTGGAATGCGTTGATGATCCCCGCAACCTTCGTCGCCCTGTTCGGTTCCGCATGGGGGCTGATGGGCAAAACGATGGGCGAAAGCTTCCCAATCGGCAACATCGCCCTGGGTGTTCTCGCCGTGATGCTGGTCTTGGGGGTCCTGGGTTTCCTCAAAAAGCAGAAAGAACACGCATCTGCCGAGAATGGTTGA
- a CDS encoding ankyrin repeat domain-containing protein, with protein MFPYRSLCSAFCLSLVLLLSGCSPENEKQSTPVSGGDGATPDADAQTVAAEKPSSMYSPDAFRSAAHDGKMSVVESVLKSNMDVDEADVSGLTALAMAAYNGHTVIVKKLLAAGATVDSRDRDGKTPLIHASSGEFPETVQVLIDAGADINAIDSGEGFTPLMTAAALGNIEVVKVLLAAGADRSLVDKDDGESALVFAENAGHEEIVKLLKSE; from the coding sequence GTGTTTCCCTATCGTTCTCTCTGCTCTGCGTTCTGTCTTTCGTTGGTTCTGCTGCTGTCGGGATGTTCGCCAGAGAATGAGAAACAAAGCACACCTGTATCGGGCGGCGACGGGGCAACTCCTGATGCGGATGCCCAGACGGTCGCTGCAGAGAAACCCAGTTCGATGTACAGCCCGGACGCATTTCGCAGCGCAGCCCATGACGGCAAGATGTCCGTCGTCGAGTCGGTGCTTAAGAGCAACATGGATGTCGACGAAGCGGACGTCAGTGGACTGACAGCGCTGGCCATGGCGGCGTACAACGGCCACACCGTGATCGTCAAGAAACTGCTGGCGGCGGGTGCTACAGTGGATTCACGAGATCGAGACGGCAAGACTCCGTTGATCCATGCATCCAGTGGCGAGTTTCCTGAGACGGTCCAAGTTCTGATCGATGCCGGAGCTGATATCAACGCGATCGACAGCGGCGAAGGATTCACACCGTTGATGACCGCAGCCGCGTTGGGCAACATCGAGGTGGTCAAGGTTTTGTTGGCTGCCGGCGCGGACAGGTCATTGGTGGACAAAGATGACGGGGAATCCGCACTGGTTTTCGCTGAGAATGCGGGCCACGAGGAAATCGTCAAACTGTTGAAATCCGAGTGA
- a CDS encoding fused MFS/spermidine synthase, whose amino-acid sequence MKKSAAAVSLLLPALGGVAALSWEVIWQLRTSLAFGVSASGAAITLATMMAGMTLGAALCGRFLKSSDQSNPLRLYGVLEIVIGICGLALGMMFGWLDDFDRMLYQTQPALAPVAHLVGVVSVIFLPAACMGASIPIFGQIGRRVGVPLSTLYGVNTLGAAAGTLLVAFLLIPQLGLQGTAICTALINCIVGIAACVTPLPRVDSATNGATKKSNPAFSAAAQMPAWDVLAVVFMSGFVTFLLEVAWFRALRAAFETTTTGFSIMLAVVLLTLGVSARCVASIKARGIRLETYLCVAAIAIFLGTPLIERLDLILLQFGNHNTPLNWFAITALLVGPAVFLLGLALPWHLSNDYSARGVGKTYAVNTIGAVLGAISAAWFFLPSFGFVHTAWIAGAVVLGTALVLYGKQVPAWCPAVGVVAFALAVYLDSGVGRTRILFSFPYGAHTVVAHHEGPDAATSAIEFENGSRGVFIDGFAAAAFWPTSHYMSWMGSLPALLHPEPQDALVICFGTGQTANAVRNEGLANTTIVDINPAVFEIAKHFPKNDDVLADPTVHSVLMDGRAFLRRTDQMFDIITLEPMPPNHAGVNALYSREFYELARARLRPGGVIAQWLPAHLVSADHARSVAGTFQDVFPNAALWADPADINGILIGCVDDDGDIGSRWPGLDHPRAGAPIPQRSLAADAIRKALLLDRHTLRVYAANAAVITDDNQLLAYGDRLSIKESGPRSTKLVHREFLLGQEPPPSEATDLRLEPTSY is encoded by the coding sequence GTGAAAAAGTCTGCTGCTGCCGTTTCGTTGCTCCTGCCCGCGTTGGGTGGAGTGGCCGCGTTGTCTTGGGAAGTCATCTGGCAATTGCGAACTTCGCTCGCCTTCGGTGTCAGTGCTTCGGGGGCCGCGATCACCTTGGCCACGATGATGGCCGGAATGACATTGGGGGCAGCGTTATGCGGACGTTTCTTGAAATCATCCGACCAAAGCAATCCGTTGCGATTGTACGGGGTGCTGGAGATCGTGATCGGGATCTGCGGATTGGCCCTGGGGATGATGTTCGGTTGGCTGGATGACTTTGACCGGATGCTGTACCAAACTCAACCGGCGCTCGCCCCCGTGGCGCATTTGGTCGGCGTCGTCTCGGTGATCTTTCTGCCTGCAGCGTGCATGGGAGCCAGCATTCCGATCTTCGGTCAAATCGGCAGGCGTGTCGGTGTTCCCCTGTCGACGCTGTACGGAGTCAACACACTGGGCGCTGCCGCTGGGACACTGTTGGTTGCGTTCCTGCTGATCCCACAACTGGGACTTCAGGGAACCGCAATCTGCACGGCGTTGATCAATTGTATCGTCGGAATCGCTGCCTGCGTCACGCCGCTACCGCGAGTGGATTCGGCAACAAATGGTGCAACCAAGAAATCCAATCCAGCCTTCAGTGCCGCTGCGCAGATGCCGGCCTGGGATGTGTTGGCCGTGGTATTCATGTCGGGGTTTGTCACGTTCCTGTTGGAAGTGGCCTGGTTCCGCGCGTTGCGCGCCGCGTTTGAAACGACGACAACGGGCTTTTCGATCATGCTGGCAGTGGTCTTGTTGACACTGGGTGTTTCCGCCCGCTGTGTCGCGTCGATCAAGGCTCGCGGGATCCGCTTGGAGACCTACCTGTGTGTCGCAGCCATCGCGATCTTTCTGGGGACGCCGCTGATCGAACGATTGGATTTGATCCTGCTGCAGTTTGGAAATCACAACACGCCGCTCAATTGGTTTGCCATCACTGCGTTACTCGTGGGGCCCGCCGTCTTTTTGTTGGGACTCGCCCTGCCGTGGCATCTGTCGAATGATTACTCCGCTCGCGGTGTGGGCAAGACCTACGCGGTCAACACTATCGGTGCCGTCCTGGGTGCCATCAGCGCGGCATGGTTTTTCTTGCCGTCCTTTGGATTCGTTCACACGGCTTGGATCGCCGGCGCCGTTGTGCTGGGAACCGCACTGGTGCTGTACGGCAAACAAGTGCCGGCTTGGTGCCCCGCCGTGGGCGTCGTCGCATTTGCGCTCGCCGTGTACTTGGATTCCGGAGTCGGTCGCACCCGCATCCTGTTCTCCTTTCCCTATGGCGCACACACGGTCGTTGCGCATCACGAAGGCCCCGATGCGGCGACATCCGCCATCGAATTCGAAAACGGCAGCCGAGGCGTATTCATCGACGGATTTGCCGCTGCTGCTTTCTGGCCGACGTCACACTACATGTCGTGGATGGGCTCACTGCCCGCACTGCTACACCCAGAGCCCCAAGACGCCTTGGTGATTTGCTTCGGAACCGGACAAACCGCCAACGCGGTTCGCAACGAAGGGCTGGCCAACACCACGATCGTCGACATCAACCCGGCAGTGTTCGAAATCGCGAAGCACTTTCCCAAAAACGATGACGTGCTCGCTGATCCGACCGTGCACAGCGTGTTGATGGACGGCCGCGCGTTCCTGCGTCGAACCGACCAGATGTTCGACATCATCACTTTGGAACCCATGCCACCGAATCACGCCGGCGTCAACGCATTGTATTCTCGCGAGTTCTACGAGCTGGCTCGGGCACGACTGCGCCCCGGCGGTGTGATCGCTCAATGGTTGCCGGCCCACTTGGTCTCGGCCGACCATGCACGGTCGGTCGCGGGCACCTTTCAAGACGTTTTCCCCAACGCAGCCTTGTGGGCCGATCCTGCCGACATCAACGGCATCTTGATCGGCTGTGTCGACGACGACGGCGACATCGGCAGCCGCTGGCCGGGGCTGGATCACCCAAGAGCCGGGGCACCGATTCCGCAACGAAGCTTGGCAGCGGACGCGATCCGAAAAGCGTTGCTGCTGGACCGTCACACGTTACGAGTCTACGCGGCAAACGCAGCGGTGATCACGGACGACAATCAACTGCTCGCCTACGGCGATCGATTGTCGATCAAGGAAAGCGGCCCCCGAAGCACGAAATTGGTGCACCGGGAATTCCTGCTAGGCCAGGAGCCCCCACCGAGCGAGGCGACCGATCTACGCTTGGAGCCAACGAGCTACTGA
- a CDS encoding Gfo/Idh/MocA family protein codes for MSIGIGIVGCGMISNFHAKAIADAQGAHLVGCTARRGDAAKEFAEKYNCAAFDSLDDMLASSDVQAVSICTPSGAHLDPAVAAAKAGKHVIVEKPLEITTQRCDQIIQACDDAGVRLAVTFQSRFHQSAKLMKQAVDSGRFGTITLGDAYVKWYRSQEYYDSGAWRGTWALDGGGALMNQAIHSVDLLLWLMGPVKQISAMTATMTHERIEVEDVAVATLKFANGALGVIEATTTAFPGSLKRIEISGSNGTAILEEEDIKMWEFADSSDADEKLKAEMAGKTKTGGGAADPAAIGHHGHTQLFEEAVAAIQEGRPSALDGHQGRRSVEVIQAIYESAKTGQVVHL; via the coding sequence ATGAGCATCGGAATCGGAATCGTCGGCTGCGGGATGATCTCTAACTTTCACGCCAAAGCCATCGCGGACGCACAGGGTGCGCACTTGGTCGGCTGCACCGCTCGTCGTGGAGACGCGGCCAAGGAGTTTGCGGAAAAGTACAACTGCGCCGCTTTCGATTCCTTGGACGACATGTTGGCAAGCAGTGACGTTCAAGCAGTCTCGATTTGCACGCCCAGCGGTGCTCATTTGGATCCCGCCGTCGCCGCGGCCAAAGCGGGAAAGCACGTGATTGTCGAAAAACCACTCGAAATCACCACCCAGCGTTGCGACCAAATCATCCAAGCATGCGACGACGCTGGCGTCCGGCTGGCGGTCACCTTTCAAAGCCGGTTTCATCAGTCAGCGAAACTGATGAAGCAAGCCGTGGATTCAGGACGCTTCGGCACGATCACCTTGGGCGACGCGTATGTGAAGTGGTACCGTAGCCAAGAGTACTACGACAGTGGCGCCTGGCGCGGCACCTGGGCGTTGGATGGCGGTGGCGCATTGATGAATCAAGCGATTCACTCGGTGGATTTACTGCTCTGGCTGATGGGACCTGTCAAGCAAATCAGTGCGATGACCGCTACAATGACCCACGAACGGATCGAAGTTGAAGACGTGGCCGTGGCGACCCTAAAGTTTGCCAATGGTGCCCTCGGCGTGATTGAAGCCACCACGACTGCCTTTCCCGGATCGCTCAAACGAATCGAGATCAGCGGCAGCAACGGCACCGCGATCTTGGAGGAAGAAGACATCAAGATGTGGGAGTTCGCGGACTCCTCCGATGCCGACGAAAAACTCAAGGCAGAGATGGCGGGCAAAACCAAAACAGGTGGCGGTGCCGCCGACCCCGCTGCCATCGGACACCACGGCCACACACAATTGTTCGAAGAAGCCGTCGCGGCGATCCAGGAAGGCCGACCCTCCGCCCTGGACGGTCACCAGGGACGCCGAAGTGTGGAAGTGATCCAGGCGATCTACGAAAGCGCTAAAACGGGACAAGTGGTTCACCTCTAG
- a CDS encoding nucleotide pyrophosphohydrolase → MNQSDTSDTSADLSLRDAQNQIDRWIQTIGVRYFDEMTNLAQLMEEVGEVARILSRTKGEQSFKPDDEPGDLADELADVLFVTLCLANQSGIDLTAALQRNLEKKTRRDADRHKNNPKLSS, encoded by the coding sequence ATGAACCAATCAGACACCTCCGATACCTCGGCAGATCTCTCCCTGAGAGATGCCCAAAATCAAATCGACCGATGGATCCAAACCATCGGCGTGCGTTATTTCGACGAAATGACGAACCTGGCGCAGCTGATGGAAGAAGTAGGTGAGGTGGCCAGAATTCTGTCACGCACCAAGGGCGAACAGTCTTTTAAGCCCGACGACGAACCAGGCGACTTGGCCGACGAACTTGCCGACGTACTCTTTGTCACGCTTTGCCTAGCCAATCAAAGCGGCATCGATCTGACCGCAGCACTGCAACGCAACCTGGAAAAGAAAACGCGTCGCGATGCAGATCGCCACAAGAACAACCCAAAACTCAGCTCGTAA
- a CDS encoding CBS domain-containing protein, translating to MTRAKSVAIYERQIKDIMSRDVVALSASDTVHEALGMMGENRVSALPVVDNQNHCIGILSTSDLVDMTRDVDDDLYHLDLVDPTSRRFLLEKLSHSLGTEPVQSYMSETVTTVTADTTIGKATREMLRNRVHHLPVVDHKDHLIGIVSTLDILSEFADASPD from the coding sequence ATGACTCGTGCAAAATCAGTCGCGATCTACGAACGCCAAATCAAAGACATCATGAGCCGCGATGTCGTCGCACTCAGTGCCAGTGACACCGTGCACGAAGCTCTCGGGATGATGGGCGAGAACCGCGTCTCAGCGTTGCCCGTCGTGGACAACCAAAACCATTGCATTGGAATCCTTTCCACATCTGACTTGGTCGACATGACTCGCGATGTGGATGACGACCTGTATCATTTGGATCTGGTCGATCCCACCAGTCGGCGGTTCTTGTTGGAGAAGCTTTCGCACAGCTTAGGAACGGAACCGGTGCAGTCGTACATGAGCGAAACGGTGACCACCGTGACGGCAGACACGACCATCGGCAAAGCAACGCGAGAGATGTTGCGCAACCGAGTCCACCATTTACCCGTCGTCGACCACAAGGATCATTTGATCGGAATCGTATCGACACTCGACATCTTGAGCGAATTTGCCGACGCGTCTCCGGATTGA
- a CDS encoding DUF6916 family protein yields MTQFQDNPSQEQHRPAPFEEQSGGAKATSRRGFLGCATAVGAVAALDHTASGAVMPVSPEQISAENFGSYVGETFYASSDCTPTHQLKLVSVKKHERKNLPQQFRDPFALLFRADSSTPLPQQACMLSKPGFGHVSALLVPVGVEDGSVLMEVCVN; encoded by the coding sequence TTGACCCAATTCCAAGACAACCCATCTCAGGAACAGCATCGTCCAGCCCCATTCGAGGAGCAATCCGGCGGCGCCAAAGCCACCTCGCGTCGCGGCTTCCTCGGTTGCGCAACCGCCGTGGGCGCAGTCGCTGCTTTGGATCACACCGCATCAGGTGCAGTGATGCCCGTCAGCCCAGAGCAGATCAGTGCGGAGAATTTCGGCAGTTATGTCGGGGAGACGTTTTACGCGAGCAGCGACTGCACGCCGACCCATCAACTGAAACTGGTCAGTGTCAAGAAACACGAGCGAAAGAATTTGCCGCAGCAGTTTCGCGACCCGTTTGCATTGTTGTTCCGTGCCGACTCAAGTACTCCACTGCCGCAGCAGGCCTGCATGCTGTCCAAACCGGGATTCGGACACGTCAGTGCGTTGCTCGTTCCGGTCGGCGTGGAAGACGGCAGTGTCCTGATGGAAGTCTGCGTCAACTAG
- a CDS encoding trypsin-like peptidase domain-containing protein: MKYASVVSLKEQLFGERKVAASALSGARQKGLMAGVTASAIVSVPKAPIALGITGKNGNFKLAVRVHERSQGIKVVLDDIYRRCKGEMSVKIVGNVVKQAPWHQSLNRPLRIGGSVGHYQITAGTLGCFVTKDGSEDFILSNNHVLANENLGRVGANILQPGDADGGRNPRDKVGDLAKFVRLKKRGNLVDCAMATIDEGMEYYYNELESLGPITGVRTDPLEDGEPVFKVGRTTGVTKGRVSAIELDRLVVGFDMGDLEFDSQIEIEPVGSAPFSLGGDSGSLIVDSKRKAVGLLFAGNDIDATYANDINNVLSALKVDLVF, translated from the coding sequence ATGAAATACGCATCGGTGGTGTCGTTAAAGGAGCAGTTGTTCGGCGAGCGCAAGGTCGCCGCGAGTGCTTTGTCGGGCGCGCGGCAAAAAGGCCTGATGGCAGGCGTGACGGCGTCGGCGATCGTCTCGGTGCCCAAGGCTCCGATCGCCTTGGGGATCACGGGCAAGAACGGAAACTTCAAACTCGCGGTCCGCGTTCACGAGCGATCGCAAGGCATCAAAGTCGTGCTGGACGACATCTATCGGCGTTGCAAAGGCGAGATGTCGGTCAAGATCGTCGGCAACGTGGTCAAGCAAGCTCCCTGGCATCAGTCGCTCAATCGCCCGCTACGCATCGGCGGCTCTGTGGGTCACTATCAAATCACGGCTGGAACGCTCGGTTGTTTTGTCACCAAGGACGGTAGCGAGGACTTTATCCTGTCCAATAATCACGTGCTGGCGAACGAGAATCTCGGTCGCGTCGGCGCAAACATCCTGCAGCCAGGTGACGCTGATGGTGGCCGAAATCCTCGCGACAAGGTCGGCGACTTGGCGAAGTTTGTTCGATTAAAGAAACGCGGGAACCTGGTTGATTGTGCGATGGCGACGATCGACGAAGGAATGGAATATTACTACAACGAACTGGAGTCACTCGGTCCAATCACTGGCGTGCGGACGGATCCCTTGGAAGACGGCGAACCGGTATTCAAGGTCGGACGAACAACCGGGGTGACGAAAGGTCGTGTTTCCGCGATCGAGCTGGATCGCTTGGTGGTCGGTTTTGACATGGGGGACTTGGAGTTCGATAGTCAGATTGAAATAGAACCGGTCGGCTCTGCTCCTTTTAGCCTCGGCGGCGATAGCGGATCCTTGATCGTCGACAGCAAGCGCAAAGCCGTGGGGCTATTGTTTGCCGGAAACGATATCGATGCCACGTACGCCAATGACATCAACAATGTCTTGTCGGCGTTGAAGGTCGACCTTGTCTTTTGA